ATCCGCTACAGATTTCTCACCTGTAAGGTCGATTTCTTCATACGTAATGCCGTCCATATTCATCAGAGCAAAACGGGAAGCGTTCCAAATCTTATTCGCAAAGTTCCACGTAGACTCTACTTTTTCCCATTGGAAACGAAGGTCCTGGCCTGGAGTTGAACCTGTTGCTAAGAAGTAACGTAAGGAGTCTGCACCGTATTTGTCAATGACATCCATTGGATCAACACCGTTGCCAAGGGATTTACTCATCTTACGTCCTTCCGCATCACGCACAAGGCCGTGGATAAGAACGTCTTTGAATGGGCGACGTTCTGTAAACTCAATGGATTGGAAGATCATACGAGAAACCCAGAAGAAGATAATGTCATACCCTGTTACAAGAACATCTGTTGGGAAGTAACGTTTGTAATCTTCGTTCTCTTCATCAGGCCAGCCCATTGTTGAGAAAGGCCATAATGCAGAGGAGAACCATGTATCAAGAACATCTTCATCTTGTTCCCAGTTCTCAATGTCTTCTGGTTCTTCAAGACCTACGTATACCTCACCAGTTTCTTTATGGTACCAGGCCGGAATACGGTGGCCCCACCATAGTTGACGGGAAATACACCAGTCACGAATGTTTTCCATCCAGTTCAAGTACGTTTTCTCGAAACGATCTGGAACGAAATTAACTTTGTCATTACCTTCTTGAAGCTTGATTGCTTCTTCAGCTAGTGGCTGCATGTTCACAAACCACTGTGTAGATAAGTATGGTTCCACTACCGCGCCACTACGCTCTGAGTGTCCAACAGAATGCATATGCTCTTCAATTTCGAATAAGATTCCGTCCTCTTGAAGATCTTTCACAAGTTGCTTACGACACTCGAAACGATCCATGCCTTGATACTTGCTGGCATTCTCGTTCATCGATCCATCTTCATTCATAACAAGAATACGTTCTAGATTGTGACGATTTCCAATTTCAAAGTCATTTGGATCGTGAGCAGGTGTAATTTTTACCGCTCCGCTACCAAATTCCATGTCCACATAGTCATCGCCTACGATTTCGATTTCGCGACCTACGATTGGAAGCGTAACTTTCTTCCCAATTAGGTGCTTATAACGATCATCTTCAGGGTGAACCGCAACCGCTGTATCTCCAAGCATCGTTTCAGGACGCGTTGTAGCAATTTCGATATGGCCTGATCCGTCCGCTAACGGATATTTCATGTGGTAGAAATGCCCTTGAACATCCTGATAGATGACTTCAATGTCAGATAGGGCCGTTTTGGTCGTCGGGTCCCAGTTGATAATATATTCGCCGCGATAGATATAATCTTTCTCATAAAGCGTTACGAACACTTCACGAACAGCATCCGAAAGGCCATTGTCTAATGTGAAACGCTCGCGAGAATAGTCTAAGCCAAGACCAAGCTTTTCCCATTGCTTACGGATAAAGGTCGCATACTCTTCTTTCCATTCCCAAGACTTCTCAAGGAATTTCTCACGACCAAGGTCATAGCGAGAGGTACCTTGTTCTTTTAGCTTTGCTTCTACTTTAGCCTGTGTCGCAATACCAGCATGGTCCATACCCGGAAGCCATAACACATCATAGCCTTGCATACGTTTTACACGTGTAATGATGTCTTGTAAGGTGGTATCCCATGCGTGGCCAAGGTGTAATTTACCTGTTACGTTTGGGGGCGGGATTACGACCGTGAACGGTTCTTTCGTTTTGTCATCTTTTGCTTCAAAAAATTTGCCATCTACCCAATAATCATAGCGACCTTTCTCAATCGCATTTGGGTCATATTTCGTTGGAAGAGATACTTCATGATTCTCCATACGAGTTCCTCCTTTATCGCCTATACCGGAAAGGGAATGTGCACAAAAAAATCCATTTCATCCTTAGAAAAGGACGAAATGGATTCGCGGTACCACCTTTATTTTATAGACGACTCCTGTCATCTATACACTTCTTACATAACGGAGTATTCTCCGGCCTCTTCTACTATCGGTTTCAAAGAGACAGCATCTGGGGCGACCTTCTGAGCGCAAGGACCTGGAAATCTCTCAGCGAATGATTTCCTCTCTGAAAGGCTTGCGTTTCATACTCTTCCCCTTCACGGCATTTATCGATTTTCTTGTACTTGTTATTTTATCCACATTCCATCTGTTAAGTCAACCTATTTAGTAAAGTTTTTCAGTCACACTGACAGCCTGTGGGGACATATACTAATGAAAAGCAATAAAGGAGGTTATGCCCTGTGGCACGTTTTTATCGTTACAAGCTCCCACCCTGGTGCCGACAATGGTTAATCATCATTGAGCGCTGCGTGTTGCCGATCGCCTTCTTCCAACTCGTGCGGACGCTTCTCTTTCCAACAACCTTTGATGTTTTCCTACTCGGAATCATGATTGGTTTGTATTTCGCTTTTCATCTTGAGTGGATTTAGCCATTCTCTGCTTGTTCTTCCTGATACAAACGCGCCTGCTCGATTTGTTCCTGAACATCTAAGGCATGGCGAAGAACATAGTAAGAACGCTCAAACTTTTGTACAAGAAACGGCTGCCCGATCGCCTGGGAGTCGTTTACATATGATTCAATTTGTCGAATATAAGACTCTGGATTCAATAGAAACAGAGCCAATAAGCACCTCTCACTATTTAAAAGTGGAAGTTGTTCTTCATAATAAGAAAACGTCGAGATAAGCTGATCGACAGGAGCATCATGATAACGAAGAACGTGATAGAAATACGTTGTAATGTCATAGGCAGGATAATACGTTTTGGAACGCTCCCAGTTTAATAGATAGGGCTTTGAATCATCATAAAGAAAATGACTCGGCTTCACATTCCCATGGATCAGGGCTGTCCGGACCTGTTTATCTTCTTCTAAATCATCTAAGAAACGATCACACCAGTCCATACTGATCTCGCACACTTTATCAAGATCTCTGTAATGCGTGCAGATCTGTAATTCAACAGGGGACATGTAGTGATGCTCTTCAAATGTCTGCACCCACTTCGCTAGTGACTCCCTATACTGCTGCAGCTGAGTCTTCCGATTGTTCATTCTCTCTTCATAATCTTCCCGTTTCACCACTTCTGTATGGAGTGTACGCTTATGCATTTTTCCAATCGTCCTATAGAGCTGCTCAAATGGATAAGGCGGGGTATCACGATTCGGCGTATCCATCCAGGGCATCACATAATAAATATGATCCCCATAGGATACATAAAGTTCTTTATTAGCTGCCATATATAAAGGCATAACGTGTTGAAATTGATAATTTTCAATTTGTCGATACGTTTCAAGCCAATGATGGAGCGTACGCTCATCCATTTCTGAACGTTTCACAGCTACGGGACCTACTGGGGTATAGGCTTTCGTAACTTTATCTGAGTATTGTTCCATTTCATAAGCCGTTAATCCATAAAACGATAATACATCCACCACTTCCTGATTCATCTTTGGTTCACTCCCTTCGCCTTAACGAACATTTAAATAACCACCTATATAAAATCCTGCAACGAATGACGTTGCAGGATTTTTAAGATTTTCTCTCATTAAGCTTTAGCTGGTATATAGAGGATCTGCCCAGCACTTACATCCTCGTCTCCTAAATTATTCACACGACTCAGGTGAGTTGGAGGTATTTTGTATTTATGGGCAATCGAGCCTAATGTATCATCTTCTTGAACAATACACATTCTCATTTTGGCGTAGGATTCATCGTGACGCTCAAACATAGATGTTAGATAACGAGCATCCTGAGGCGCTTCTTCCTCACGACTTTCCTCTGAGGATTCTTCTGAAGACTCTTCAAACTCATAGCTTTCCATACTTTCCTCAGATTCCTCTTCATTTTCTTGAGCTTGCTCATCCACCTTGCCAAAGAATTCAGAAAGGGTCTGGGTTTGCTTATACTTCCAGCGACCGCCCTCTTGCTCTTCAAGCTCACCAGCATCCTTGGCATGATCTTGTTCCTCTACCTCAGCTACCACTTCTTCAACCTCTTCTTCGCGTGAATCCATCTCAAGAACTTCTTCCTCTTCCTCCTGATAGGTCACATCAAAGTTGAAAGGTTGGGTATCGACCTCTTCATACGACTCTTCTACCACTTCTTCATATCGTGATTCTTCACTCACTCCATGGATAGCGACGGTAGCATTTAATTTTAATTGACCTTTCTCTGGTAGTTCGTAATCAAAAGAATCAATGCTTACAGTCACATCATCCATCGATTGAATCCGGCTTTTAGGAATCGAGATCTCAACCGGGAACCGGTGATAGAATTCACTCACACCATCATCATGGATGTCTACATTCTCAATAGTCCGCTTAGAAGCATGATCCCGTAAGGAAAGTATTTGATTCTCCTCTTCTTCCCCTTCTTCAGAAGAGCGGAAATACTCACCACCAAGTTCGATGACACCCCTAATTGAAACGGTATCTCCATACTCCTGAATCGATATATCCGGCTCAAGAGAAATGCCCATAAACTCTTCTACTTCCTGTCCTCTTTTAAACCAAAGAGATTCATTTAAGTGAAAGCTAAACACGTTTTGTTCTTCATATGTCAAGCGCTTCTCCTCCCTTCAATGTACACGCATGACCTTTCGAGCGCCTATGTCATTCTAGATATATGAGAGGGAAGAAAAAATTATGCCTAATCGCGCTTTTACAGAGAAAAACCCCCTCATCCTAATACATGATGAGGGGGTCGATTTTATGCCTATAATGAAGCAAAAGCTTTCTTCGTTGCTTCGATTGTTTTCTCAATATCTTCATCGGTGTGCTTCGTGGATAAGAACATCCCTTCAAATTGGGAAGGAGGTAAATAGATGCCTTCTTCAATCATCGCACGGTAATACTGAGCGAAACGATCTGTGTTTGATTTCTTCGCCGTATCGTAATTGGTAACCTCTCCCTCATTAAAGAAGAAAGCGACCATCGAACCTGCGCGGTTGACCGTAAGAGGAATGTTATAAGCTTCCGCAGCCTCTTCAAACCCTTCTACTAAACGATCTACCTTCTTATTAATTTCCTGATAAGAGGTTTCTGTTAACGCATTTAATGTTTCAAAACCTGCTGCCATAGCAAGAGGGTTTCCTGATAATGTACCCGCTTGATAAATCGGACCAGTCGGCGCAATCATCTCCATGATTTCTTTCTTACCGCCATAGGCGCCTACAGGCAGGCCTCCACCAATTACTTTTCCAAGACAAGTTAAATCAGGTGTCACACCATAGTACCCTTGGGCACAGTTATAATCCACGCGGAACCCTGTCATCACTTCATCAAAGATTAGCAAGGAACCATGGTCTTCTGTAATCGTTCTAAGCTCTTGCAGGAACCC
The nucleotide sequence above comes from Pontibacillus chungwhensis. Encoded proteins:
- a CDS encoding phosphotransferase; its protein translation is MNQEVVDVLSFYGLTAYEMEQYSDKVTKAYTPVGPVAVKRSEMDERTLHHWLETYRQIENYQFQHVMPLYMAANKELYVSYGDHIYYVMPWMDTPNRDTPPYPFEQLYRTIGKMHKRTLHTEVVKREDYEERMNNRKTQLQQYRESLAKWVQTFEEHHYMSPVELQICTHYRDLDKVCEISMDWCDRFLDDLEEDKQVRTALIHGNVKPSHFLYDDSKPYLLNWERSKTYYPAYDITTYFYHVLRYHDAPVDQLISTFSYYEEQLPLLNSERCLLALFLLNPESYIRQIESYVNDSQAIGQPFLVQKFERSYYVLRHALDVQEQIEQARLYQEEQAENG
- the spoVID gene encoding stage VI sporulation protein D is translated as MTYEEQNVFSFHLNESLWFKRGQEVEEFMGISLEPDISIQEYGDTVSIRGVIELGGEYFRSSEEGEEEENQILSLRDHASKRTIENVDIHDDGVSEFYHRFPVEISIPKSRIQSMDDVTVSIDSFDYELPEKGQLKLNATVAIHGVSEESRYEEVVEESYEEVDTQPFNFDVTYQEEEEEVLEMDSREEEVEEVVAEVEEQDHAKDAGELEEQEGGRWKYKQTQTLSEFFGKVDEQAQENEEESEESMESYEFEESSEESSEESREEEAPQDARYLTSMFERHDESYAKMRMCIVQEDDTLGSIAHKYKIPPTHLSRVNNLGDEDVSAGQILYIPAKA
- a CDS encoding valine--tRNA ligase, which codes for MENHEVSLPTKYDPNAIEKGRYDYWVDGKFFEAKDDKTKEPFTVVIPPPNVTGKLHLGHAWDTTLQDIITRVKRMQGYDVLWLPGMDHAGIATQAKVEAKLKEQGTSRYDLGREKFLEKSWEWKEEYATFIRKQWEKLGLGLDYSRERFTLDNGLSDAVREVFVTLYEKDYIYRGEYIINWDPTTKTALSDIEVIYQDVQGHFYHMKYPLADGSGHIEIATTRPETMLGDTAVAVHPEDDRYKHLIGKKVTLPIVGREIEIVGDDYVDMEFGSGAVKITPAHDPNDFEIGNRHNLERILVMNEDGSMNENASKYQGMDRFECRKQLVKDLQEDGILFEIEEHMHSVGHSERSGAVVEPYLSTQWFVNMQPLAEEAIKLQEGNDKVNFVPDRFEKTYLNWMENIRDWCISRQLWWGHRIPAWYHKETGEVYVGLEEPEDIENWEQDEDVLDTWFSSALWPFSTMGWPDEENEDYKRYFPTDVLVTGYDIIFFWVSRMIFQSIEFTERRPFKDVLIHGLVRDAEGRKMSKSLGNGVDPMDVIDKYGADSLRYFLATGSTPGQDLRFQWEKVESTWNFANKIWNASRFALMNMDGITYEEIDLTGEKSVADHWILTRLNETVEQVTRNVDKYEFGEAGRHLYNFIWDDFCDWYIEMAKLPLYGEDEAKKKTTRSILAYVLDNTMRMLHPFMPFITEEIWQALPTKGESITVASWPEKREDLHHEEASEQMKQLVAIIRSVRNIRAEVDTPMSKQIQLMIKANTEEIANQLEENRHYLDRFCNPSELIIDANLTAPDKAMSAVITGAELYLPLEGLIDIEEEIARLKKEREKWDSEVQLVQKKLSNDKFVNKAPEHIVQAERDKEQDYIDKRDKVDARIKELQS